In Dioscorea cayenensis subsp. rotundata cultivar TDr96_F1 chromosome 11, TDr96_F1_v2_PseudoChromosome.rev07_lg8_w22 25.fasta, whole genome shotgun sequence, a single genomic region encodes these proteins:
- the LOC120271590 gene encoding uncharacterized protein LOC120271590 has product MTHNPFNILIEKNALTGPNYVDWLRNLRIVLNLARIRYILEANIPTEPPPEASKEEQDVYLKWLEDDLRVRSYMLASMSSDLQSSHEKMSDARSVLLHLQELYGEHSRTARYEISRELFRAKMSEGGEVGEHVLKMISMIERLEALDFSMDYNLQVDLILQSLPDSFSQFIVNFNMNEIECTLAGLLNKLVSTQSQMKTKGKDAVALTISTSRPS; this is encoded by the coding sequence ATGACTCATAACccatttaatattttgattgagaaaaatgCCCTTACCGGGCCCAATTATGTAGATTGGCTAAGGAATTTGAGGATAGTCCTCAATTTAGCGCGAATCAGGTACATTCTTGAGGCCAATATTCCTACCGAACCTCCACCCGAGGCAAGTAAGGAAGAACAAGACGTATATCTAAAATGGCTTGAGGATGACTTGCGAGTGAGGAGCTATATGTTAGCCTCCATGAGCAGTGATCTGCAAAGCTCTCATGAAAAGATGAGTGATGCGAGATCGGTACTGTTGCACTTGCAggagctctatggagagcataGTCGGACTGCTCGGTATGAAATATCGAGAGAGCTCTTTAGGGCAAAGATGAGTGAGGGTGGAGAAGTTGGAGAGCATGTCCTCAAAATGATCTCTATGATTGAGAGGTTGGAagctcttgacttttccatggaCTACAACCTTCAGGTTGATCTCATCTTGCAGTCTCTTCCTGACTCCTTCTCTcagtttattgttaattttaacatGAATGAGATTGAGTGCACACTGGCTGGTCTTCTTAACAAGCTAGTAAGTACTCAGTCTCAAATGAAGACTAAAGGGAAGGATGCTGTTGCTTTAACTATCTCTACTTCTAGGCCCTCATAa